GCGGACCGGATCGAGATAGGCCCGCTCGGCGCTCTGCCGCTCGCCGCCCTTCTGGGTGAAGGTGTAGTAGCCGAAGCCTTCCTGCCGGGCGCCGTTGAAATCGGCGTTGTAGGCGTGGCCGGCCTGCCGCGCGGCTTCGAGGAACACGTCGCACATCGGGTTGACGGAGCGCAGCTGCGCGACGTTCACCGGCCCGCCGGTGCCGTGAAAAGCGGGGTCGATCTGTTCGGAGACGGGCCGTCCGCCGAGGCGGATGTGGCGGCTGCCGGCCGGATCGGCCAGCGCCTCGAAGGTCTCCAGCCGCCGGAAATAGGGCAGGAGATCGTCATAGCCCCAGCCGGGATTGCCGAGGTCGCGCCAGTGGTCGTAGTCCTCCCGCTGGCCGCGGATGAAGATCATGCCGTTGACCGTCGTGCTGCCGCCGGTGGCCTTGCCGCGCGGCAGCATCACCTTGCGGCCCTGCAGCCCCGGTTCCGGCTCGGTCTCGAACCACGACATGAATTTCGGACCGCCGAGGAAATCGACCGCCGGCATCATGAACGTGACCATGCCGAGCGGCATCTTCACGATGGTCCTGCCGCTGTTGCGGTCGGTGCCGGGCTCGATCAGCGCCACGCGCACCTTGGGATCCTCGGACAGCCGGCTGGCGAGCACGGACCCCGCCGCGCCCGCCCCGACGATCACGTAATCGAACCGTTCCATGGGTATGCCCCTCGCCGCGGTCAGATCGTCCCGCTCAGATGTCCTGGTTCTGCGGCAGGATGACGAGATCGCGGATGGTGACGTTGGCCGGCCGCGTCAGCATGAAGATGACGGCGTCGGCGACGTCTTCCGAGCGCAGCCCCTCGCGCGCGGCGACCTTGGCCTCGATGGCGGCGGGGTCGGTGAAACCCCACAATTCGTTCAGCACCACCCCCGGCGCCACCGCGCCGACGCGCACGCCGTGGGGCGCGGCCTGCCGGCGCACGCCGTGGACGAACGCCTGCACCGCGTGCTTGGTGGCGCTGTAGACCGGCTCCCACGGAATGGCCTGATGGCCGGAAACCGAGCTGGTGACGACGATATCGCCGCTGCCGCGCGCCATCATGCCGGGCAGCACGGCCCGGACGCTGCGGAACACGCCGTTGACGTTGATCGCCACCACGGAATCCATCGCGTCGGGATCGGCCTCGGCCACGTCGCCCGGCAGGTAGAGGCCGGCATTGGCGAGGAGGATGTCGATACGGCCGAACCGGGCGAGGGTCTCGCCCACCACGCGCTCCACCTCCGCGCCCTCGCCGAGATCGGACGGCAGCACCAGGGTGTCCTCGGCGCCGACGGCGTCCGCCACCGCGGCGAGCCTCTCGGCGGAGCGGGCAGCGAGCGCAAGCGAGGCCCCTTCGGCCGCAAGCGCCCGGGCGAGAGCGCGGCCGATGCCGGAGCTTGCCCCGGTGACCAGCGCCACCTTGCCCTGAAGCCGGCCACCCGGATTGAATGCGCTCATCGAAACCTCCCTGCCCTGTTTTCGTCGCGGGAGGCGGCCGGCAGCGATCGCAGGCGCGGCACCCCACGGGGGCGGGCCCGGCCGCGCGCAGACGGCGCCGAACACCGCCGGGACCCCCGGCGGCAACGTTCAGACGGTCGTGTGGCGGCTGCGGATCGTCATGGGGCGTCGCGTCCTCCCGGGAACGCTGGCCGCGCGTTTGCCGGCGGCCGTCGATTTTGATCGGAGGCTAGGGACCGCTTCGCACCGCGTCAACTTAAAAACTTGCTCGCGTAAAACTCTGTGCTAGCGTATCCCCTCGAACGTGGACGATGCGGCGGCCTCGAAGCCGGCCGGGATACCGGCGTGCGGACAAACGGCCGTTTCGCCGCGATCTCATGTTCGACGTCAAGGCGACCCGGGAGCGGTTTCCGCAGCAGACAGACCGTCATACCGGCGCCGGCTGCGTCTGCGGGCTCGCCAGGGTGGCCGGAGCGGGCTATCGGATGATCGCCGGTCCGGGCGGCCAGTGCGGCCTGCCTCCGGTTCGGCCTGCCTCCCGTGCGGCGCGCCTCCCGTGCGGCCCACCTCAAGGGAGCGGCCGGATGGCGCCCGAGGCGAGACTAATGAAGAAGCCTGAAAGAGCGCGAATGGCCGACCACAAGATCAAGAACATGGCGGAGTTCTCGCAGCTCAGCGGCATCTCCCGCCCGACGGTCTCGAAATATTTCAACGATCCCGCGAGCGTGCGCAAATCCACCCGCGAGCAGATCGAGCAGGCGCTGTCGAAATACGACTACCGACCGAACCTGTTCGCCGTGAACCTCAACAAGAAGCGGCCGCGCATCATCGGCGTCATCGTGCCGGACACGTCGGACACGTTCTTCTCCGAGCTGGTGCGCTGCATCGAAGCGCGCTGCATGGCGAACGGCTATCTGGTGATCGTGCTGTCCTCGCGCGGCGACCCGGAGCTCGAGGGGCGCTCCATCGAGATGCTGCTGTCGCTGAAGATCGCCGGGGCGATCGTCGCCCCGCTCGGGGCGGATTCCGATCGCGGCCTGATCGAGAGCCTGAGGGCGCGCATTCCCATCGTGTTCCTCGATTCCCGCCTCGACGACCGCACCCCGTTCGTCGGCACCGACAATTTCCAGAGCATGCCGCTCATCACCGAATATCTCTGCCGCACCGGCACGCCGCCGACCTATTTCGACATGCCGGCGATCAACAACAACGCCGCCGAGCGCAAGCTCGCTTATCTCCAGACCATGACGCGCCTCGGCTTCCAGCCGGAGGTCGTCAGCGTCACCGATGCCCGCGACTGGCGGTTCGAGGATGTCGGCTTCACCGAGGCGCAGCGGGTGCTCGACGGCCCGGGCTTCGCCACGACGACGGTGCTGTGCGCCAACGACCGCATCGCCACCGGCGTGATGGCGGCCTGCTACCAGCGCGGCCTGCGCATCGGCCGCGAACCCGGCTGCGACCTGCGCATCGCCGGCCACGACGACCAGCCGCTCAGCCGCTACGGCTGCCCGCCGCTCACCACCGTCGCCCAGAACTTCGATCAGCTCGGCAGCCACTGCATC
The Pseudoxanthobacter soli DSM 19599 DNA segment above includes these coding regions:
- a CDS encoding SDR family oxidoreductase; translation: MSAFNPGGRLQGKVALVTGASSGIGRALARALAAEGASLALAARSAERLAAVADAVGAEDTLVLPSDLGEGAEVERVVGETLARFGRIDILLANAGLYLPGDVAEADPDAMDSVVAINVNGVFRSVRAVLPGMMARGSGDIVVTSSVSGHQAIPWEPVYSATKHAVQAFVHGVRRQAAPHGVRVGAVAPGVVLNELWGFTDPAAIEAKVAAREGLRSEDVADAVIFMLTRPANVTIRDLVILPQNQDI
- a CDS encoding LacI family DNA-binding transcriptional regulator, whose protein sequence is MADHKIKNMAEFSQLSGISRPTVSKYFNDPASVRKSTREQIEQALSKYDYRPNLFAVNLNKKRPRIIGVIVPDTSDTFFSELVRCIEARCMANGYLVIVLSSRGDPELEGRSIEMLLSLKIAGAIVAPLGADSDRGLIESLRARIPIVFLDSRLDDRTPFVGTDNFQSMPLITEYLCRTGTPPTYFDMPAINNNAAERKLAYLQTMTRLGFQPEVVSVTDARDWRFEDVGFTEAQRVLDGPGFATTTVLCANDRIATGVMAACYQRGLRIGREPGCDLRIAGHDDQPLSRYGCPPLTTVAQNFDQLGSHCIDLLMEGIESEEDGPATAPVRQIRLGATLMMRASA